One window of the Dendropsophus ebraccatus isolate aDenEbr1 chromosome 12, aDenEbr1.pat, whole genome shotgun sequence genome contains the following:
- the LOC138768639 gene encoding olfactory receptor 5AR1-like, whose protein sequence is MNLENCTTPTTFNLVGLSDIPSVQIILFAMFLLIYVIAIVGNLSIILAYRYSSNLHTPMYFFLANFSFLDICYISTTVPNMLSNFLSEHKTITFYGCVVQLFFLMLLGSTECYILAAMAYDRYNAICQPLLYTNIMNKESCEKYIMGSWFIGIVNSIIHTTLTFTLPFCGSNMINYFFCDIPPLLSLVYTETWINELTTFVIGGFVTMGSLLLIMISYANIIFTILKIHSSSGRRKASSTCVSHFTVVTIFYGSGFFVYLKPRSNYIMEYDRLIAIMYTVITPLLNPFIYSLRNSDVKDAARKIIYDLSHTL, encoded by the coding sequence atgaACTTGGAAAACTGTACGACACCAACAACATTCAACCTGGTAGGACTTTCTGATATCCCAAGTGTTCAAATTATACTTTTTGCCATGTTTCTGCTTATTTACGTCATTGCTATTGTGGGAAATTTGTCCATTATTTTGGCCTACAGGTATAGCTCAAATCTACACACTCCCATGTATTTCTTCCTTGCCAACTTTTCTTTTCTTGATATTTGTTACATTTCCACCACAGTTCCCAACATGTTGTCAAACTTTCTATCGGAACACAAGACAATCACTTTCTATGGTTGTGTTGTACAGTTGTTCTTTCTTATGTTACTGGGCAGTACGGAGTGTTATATTCTGGCGGCAATGGCATATGATCGCTATAATGCTATCTGTCAACCACTTCTATACACCAATATCATGAATAAAGAATCCTGTGAGAAGTATATTATGGGGTCATGGTTTATTGGTATAGTAAACTCTATCATACACACTACCCTAACATTTACTTTACCTTTTTGTGGTTCCAATATGATCAATTATTTCTTCTGTGATATCCCTCCCTTACTTAGTTTAGTGTATACCGAAACCTGGATCAACGAACTTACAACTTTTGTTATTGGTGGTTTTGTTACTATGGGGTCTCTACTGTTAATCATGATCTCTTACGCCAATATTATCTTCACCATATTAAAAATCCATTCCAGTTCTGGGCGTAGGAAAGCCTCTTCTACTTGTGTATCACACTTTACCGTGGTGACAATTTTTTATGGGTCTGGATTTTTTGTATACCTAAAACCCAGATCAAATTATATCATGGAGTATGACCGATTGATTGCCATCATGTATACAGTGATCACACCCCTTTTAAACCCTTTTATATACAGTCTAAGGAATAGTGATGTGAAGGATGCTGCCAGAAAGATCATTTATGATCTTTCACACACACTCTAA
- the LOC138768638 gene encoding olfactory receptor 5AR1-like, translated as MLLDFLDFAHEIGDDTKGKNITRINEFVLVGLSNVSEIQYLLFVLFLCIYLTTVLANLSIIFVVRFSPSLQTPMYFFLANFSFLEICYVTATVPKMLSNFLTTHKTITFYGCVMQMYWFLLFGGTECYMLAAMAYDRYNAICKPLQYGIILSKKVCIQLVSGSYLIAAVNALIHTVLTFTLPFCVNIIDHFFCDIPPLLKLSCSDTWFNELVIFLISGSVIVGSFILTMISYAKIISTIVNMKSNTSRQKAFSTCVSHFTVVIIFFGSGIFMYFRPKSSYSMDEDRLIAVMYTIIAPMLNPFIYTFRNGNVKVAVKRLMHQMAITQKF; from the exons ATGCTGTTGGATTTCTTGGACTTTGCCCATG AAATAGGAGATGATACGAAAGGCAAAAACATCACCAGAATCAATGAATTTGTTCTGGTCGGCCTCTCAAATGTTTCTGAGATACAGTATTTACTCtttgtattgtttttatgtaTCTACCTTACAACTGTCTTGGCCAATTTGTCTATTATTTTTGTGGTTCGATTTAGCCCCAGTCTACAGACACCTATGTATTTTTTTCTCGCCAATTTCTCCTTTTTGGAAATATGTTACGTCACTGCCACTGTTCCCAAGATGCTCTCAAACTTTTTAACTACTCATAAAACCATCACTTTTTATGGGTGTGTTATGCAAATGTACTGGTTTCTTCTTTTTGGGGGAACAGAGTGTTATATGCTTGCAGCTATGGCCTATGACCGTTATAATGCCATATGCAAGCCCCTTCAATATGGTATTATTCTCAGCAAGAAGGTTTGTATTCAACTCGTATCAGGCTCCTATCTTATTGCGGCAGTCAATGCTCTGATACACACTGTCCTTACATTTACCTTGCCTTTTTGCGTGAATATAATTGATCATTTTTTCTGTGATATCCCTCCTTTACTGAAACTGTCATGTTCCGATACGTGGTTCAATGAACTTGTAATTTTTTTGATCAGTGGGTCGGTTATTGTAGGGTCCTTTATACTGACCATGATCTCATATGCAAAGATAATATCAACCATTGTCAATATGAAGTCAAACACAAGCAGGCAGAAGGCTTTCTCTACCTGTGTGTCCCACTTCACCGTTGTAATCATATTTTTTGGTTCTggaatttttatgtattttagacCAAAATCCAGCTACTCGATGGATGAGGACAGGTTGATCGCTGTGATGTATACTATCATTGCACCAATGCTAAATCCATTCATATACACATTTAGGAATGGAAATGTAAAGGTTGCTGTGAAGAGACTGATGCATCAAATGGCCATTACTCAAAAATTCTGA